The genomic interval ttatttcacaTTTCACCAAATGAATCATGAATTAATGAGATTGTTTGCTAGTTTATTATGTTGTTCAGTAATTTATTTGTTGCTATGATGTTCTTGTTATATTCTAATAAGTATCTCTTTCTTGCCATTACCAGGCTCTTGAATCTGGTGATCTTCTCTGTGGTGGCACAGTAACAGAGGGGAGTGCTGGAAGCACAGCTATTAGCTTGGCCACTGTTGCTCCTGCCTATGGTTGTAAATGCCACGTCGTTATTCCCGATGATGCTGCCATTGAGAAGGTAAGGAAGTTATATACTGTTACATTATTGTTCTTGTTCTTAAAACACTCTATGGTATAGTATCTAGGATTGATACTTGAGTTATATTTTACTAATGACCAGCTGAATTATGCTAAGATGCTTTACACACGATCTTTTTGTTAAGAATGTTCCAAAGTGCTAGCAGTACTTCCACAGAAGAGATAGGAATTAGAAATAATGTGTGTTGCTTATGCTCCTGTATATTTAGTTatactaagtttttttttgcagtctCAAATAATTGAGGCACTTGGGGCTACTGTCGAACGAGTGCGCCCTGTTTCAATTACAAATAAGGACCATTTTGTCAATATTGCTAGAAGAAGGGCTTTAGAAGCAAACAAATCAGCAGTGGCCCAGAGAGAGTCAAGCGAAAAAGGAACTAATGGTTCAGCGCATGTCCATGCTAGAATGTCACACAGCAAGATAACAGCAACCCAAGGGGAGTCAAACAAGACACTAACTAATGGTTCAGCACATACCGATTATGAAATACAACACAATAGGAAATGCGATCATGACTCTGATTCAAAAGGAGGTTTCTTTGCTGACCAATTTGAGAATCTGGCAAACTACCGAGCCCATTATGAATGGACTGGTCCTGAGATATGGCAGCAAACTAAAGGGACACTGCATGCCTTTGTTGCTGCAGCTGGCACTGGTGGCACAATTGCTGGAGTCTCACGATATCTTAAGGTCTGTTTGCTTCTTGTTTTATTTCTCTGTATATTTCCTTCTCAGCTGAACACCCTTTTTATGCCAATGGAATCTTTATGTAGGAAAAGAATACAAACATCAAATGCTTTTTAATGGACCCACCTGGGTCTGGTCTGTTCAATAAGGTTACTAGAGGGGTGATGTACACAAaagaggaggcggagggcAAAAGGCTGAAGAATCCTTTTGACACTATTACTGAAGGAATTGGAATCAACAGGGTTACTAAAAACTTTATGATGGCAGAATTGGACGGCGCTTACCGAGGAACAGATAGGGAAGCTGTTGAGATGTCGAGGTACGTACTTACTAAGTGcttttgttgacttttaggagTTATGATCTGAAAGAACAATGAATAAGGTTTCCACAAAGAACTTTTATCATTACAAATCATGGTTTATAAGCATTAACCAAAATTCTGCACGTTTCACTGGTAGAAAATAAGTACTGAAGCAAAGGATGTTGTCTTGCATATAATTCTTAGTTGGAAGTTCATGgttgtttattttctcttaTCTTAGGATACTTGATagaaaagctaaaaataaattcaattaTCTAACCTCAGTATACTTGGAAATATTGACTTAGGTTCTTGTTGAAAAATGATGGACTATTCGTTGGAAGTTCTTCAGCCATGAATTGTGTGGGGGCTGTAAGAGTTGCTCGAGATTTAGGTCCAGGACATACAGTTGTGACAATTCTCTGTGACAGTGGGATGAGGCATCTAAGCAAGTTCTTCAATGACCAATATTTGGCTAACCATGCCTTGACACCAACAGCTACTGGTCTGGAATTTCTTGATCAATGAGAAAATTTCACAGGGAACATACAGTTTCAGCAATTTTTTCATGCTGTTATGTTGCCCCTGGTAGGTGGTGAAACACCGATGAGCTGGAACATATCCAGCTGCTTGCATCTAGTTGGCTTGGTGCAAAATTTTTGATGTGCCTCTTTTAAGTTATCCTTGAATGACGTTGTGGTGTATTTTAATTAGTTGGCATCGCCATTTGATGGGTGCTGGGATAGCCAACCCTGCATTTCTTATAGTTTTGACACTTTTCATTAGGTTGTATTCAGTAAAGCTGTAAAAGGATGGTTTCCTAATGGATCTTATATTagcgtttttttttgttaggatAGTAGGAATTTGTTCTGGAGATT from Oryza brachyantha chromosome 3, ObraRS2, whole genome shotgun sequence carries:
- the LOC102704408 gene encoding cysteine synthase 2, with amino-acid sequence MAAATAAGAAAAAAAVSLLACYLLLHRTGAGPTRTSRSSGRRARRKGLLEAIGNTPLIRINSLSDATGCEILGKAEFLNPGGSVKDRVAVKIIEEALESGDLLCGGTVTEGSAGSTAISLATVAPAYGCKCHVVIPDDAAIEKSQIIEALGATVERVRPVSITNKDHFVNIARRRALEANKSAVAQRESSEKGTNGSAHVHARMSHSKITATQGESNKTLTNGSAHTDYEIQHNRKCDHDSDSKGGFFADQFENLANYRAHYEWTGPEIWQQTKGTLHAFVAAAGTGGTIAGVSRYLKEKNTNIKCFLMDPPGSGLFNKVTRGVMYTKEEAEGKRLKNPFDTITEGIGINRVTKNFMMAELDGAYRGTDREAVEMSRFLLKNDGLFVGSSSAMNCVGAVRVARDLGPGHTVVTILCDSGMRHLSKFFNDQYLANHALTPTATGLEFLDQ